The Candidatus Zixiibacteriota bacterium region TGGCATCCTCCAGAGAAATCTCGGTCATCTTATCCGTGACCTTCTTGACCACTTTCTTCATGGCGATCATGGTGATCTCACCGGTTTTGCGATTAAGTTTGAAAGTGAGATTTTCCGCCTGAGGGTATTTTTTCTTGGCCGCCGCGAGAAGGCTCTCCTCAACTTTACTGACAACCACGTCGAGGTCGATGTTCTTTTCCCGGGCAATCATGGCCAGGGCTTCCACAATCTCAAAAGCCATTTAATCTATCTCCATCAAATTACTATTTTCCCCATTCTGACAGTTCCCAAATCTATTTTCTTTAACCCATCCTTCATCCGCAGTTCCAAGCCGGTCTCTTCCACTGCGACCAACTCTCCCTTAACAGGCGGGATTTCAATATCATTGAAAATGATCTGCAAATTCTCGCCTATCCGTCGCCTGAAATCCTTGACCGTAATCAACGGCCGATCCAGGCCCGGCGAAGAGACCTCAATAACATAGCCGAATTCAAAAATATTTTCACCGTCAATTATCGTTTCAATCGCCTTTGAAAGACGAACACAGTCATCAATATTGACGCCATGGTCGGAGTCGACAAACACCTGAAGACGGCTGTTTTTCTTGAAGCGGGAAAGCTTCAATTCAACGAAATCAAATCCTTCGGATTCCAAAGTCGCCGTAATCAACTCCACTATCTTATCCTTTAACTCCATCTTAATCTTCAGCAATTCCTTATGAGGCTTTGCCTATGATATAACCTAATATTATAACAGTTTATTCTCTCTTCTGCAACCGATTTCAGTTCAGTTGATGCTCTCCAGCAACTCCTTCACCGCCCCAACCACATTATCCATATCCACCAGAAGAATCTTATCGGATCCCCGGGATTTCACCTCTAATTTCCCTTGTTTTAACGACTTATCTCCGATTACAATCCTCACCGGGCTGCCCACAAGATCGGCATCATTAAATTTCACCCCGGCCCGCTCCGGGCGGTCATCGAGAAGACAATCAATATTATTGCTAACCAATTCGGCATAAATTTGTTCCGCCGCCCTCTTATGTTCTTCCTTCTCATAGTTTAAGGGGATTATCTCGACCATATAAGGGGCTATATTTTTGGGCCAGATTATTCCCTTTTCATCATGATATTTCTCAATTGCCGCCTGGGGGGTGCGAGTGATACCAATGCCATAAGAACCCATGATGAATGGCTTTTCCTTCCCTTCCGCGTCGAGGAAAATGGCATCCATGGAGATCGAATATTTGGTCCCCAACATAAAAGTATTTCCGACCTCAATCCCTTTCTTCTCGGTCAGAAATCCATCGCAATGCGGGCAGAGTTCGCCGGCGGTCGCATTAATCAGATCGACCACGCCGGTGGCTTTGAAATCGCGATCAATATTGACATTCATGAGGTGTTTTTCATTCTTATTGGCGCCGGTGACCGCATTAGGGATACGGGTTACCTCCGGGTCGACGATCATCGGGATATTTTTCAAACCGGCCGGGCCGGCAAATCCGACCGGGCAACCGGTAATCTCCTCCACCACCGAGGCGGGGGCCATCTCCAGGTCGATCGCTTTCAGGTAATTTTTCAATTTAACCGGATTAAGCTCACGGTCACCTCTGATTAAGGCGGCGGCCGGTTTGCCATCAGCCATATAAATAAGTGTCTTGACCAGTCGCTTTGAGTCAACCTTAAGAAAAGCTGTCACCTCTTCAATGGTCGCTGCCCCCGGCGTATCGACCTCTTTTAGAGGCAGAAGCTCGGGATCAACCGCGGGCGGATTGGCCTCACGGAAAGTAGCTTTTTCGATATTGGCAGCATATTCGCACTTGTCACAGAAAATCAATGTCTGTTCGCCCCCCTCGGTATCAACGATGAGCATAAACTCATGGGCCGCTTTTCCCCCCATGGCGCCGGTATCCGATTCGACTTTTCGAGTTTCCAGCCCGGCCCTTTTGAAAATGGCGAAATAAGCGTCAACCATCTTTTGATAGGAGACCTCGAATGATTTCTCATCGGCATCGAAGGTATAGGCGTCTTTCATGATGAATTCCCGGCCGCGCATCAGTCCGAAGCGCGGGCGGATTTCATCCCTGAATTTGACCTGAATCTGATATAAATTTATGGGCAGCTGTTTATAGCTTTTCAACTCCCCCTTGAGAAGATAAGTGACTATCTCTTCATGAGTTCCGCCAAGGACCAGTTCATGGGTGTGGCGGTCTTTCAGGCGCATCTGTTCTTTGCCGACCGTATCAAATCGCCCGGATAATTTCCAAACTTCGGCCGGGTGAAGGACCGGCATGGTTATTTCAATAGCACCGGCGCGATTCATTTCTTCCCGGACTATGGCCGAGAATTTTTCGATAACTCTTTGCATTAAAGGAAGATAAATATATACTCCGGCGGCCAGCTTGCGGATATAACCACCGCGAAGAAGCAGTTGATGCGAAATAAGTTCGGCCTCTGAGGGCACCTCCCGCAAAGTCGGGATATATGTTTGCGTCCAGCGCATTTAGACCTCTTACTAAGTTTTCCGAAAGGTTAATCAAGTAAGATAT contains the following coding sequences:
- a CDS encoding proline--tRNA ligase → MRWTQTYIPTLREVPSEAELISHQLLLRGGYIRKLAAGVYIYLPLMQRVIEKFSAIVREEMNRAGAIEITMPVLHPAEVWKLSGRFDTVGKEQMRLKDRHTHELVLGGTHEEIVTYLLKGELKSYKQLPINLYQIQVKFRDEIRPRFGLMRGREFIMKDAYTFDADEKSFEVSYQKMVDAYFAIFKRAGLETRKVESDTGAMGGKAAHEFMLIVDTEGGEQTLIFCDKCEYAANIEKATFREANPPAVDPELLPLKEVDTPGAATIEEVTAFLKVDSKRLVKTLIYMADGKPAAALIRGDRELNPVKLKNYLKAIDLEMAPASVVEEITGCPVGFAGPAGLKNIPMIVDPEVTRIPNAVTGANKNEKHLMNVNIDRDFKATGVVDLINATAGELCPHCDGFLTEKKGIEVGNTFMLGTKYSISMDAIFLDAEGKEKPFIMGSYGIGITRTPQAAIEKYHDEKGIIWPKNIAPYMVEIIPLNYEKEEHKRAAEQIYAELVSNNIDCLLDDRPERAGVKFNDADLVGSPVRIVIGDKSLKQGKLEVKSRGSDKILLVDMDNVVGAVKELLESIN